In a genomic window of Dissulfuribacter thermophilus:
- the fusA gene encoding elongation factor G gives MKRDPAKIRNIGISAHIDAGKTTLTERILYYTNRIHAIHDVKGKDGVGATMDFMELEKERGITITSAATYCEWRGHEINIIDTPGHVDFTIEVERALRVLDGGILVLCSVGGVQSQSITVDRQMSRYHVPCLAFVNKCDRTGANPYKVVEQLKEKLGHNAVLMQIPIGLESDFDGVVDLVTMKAVYFDGSNGEHVRYEEIPSELVAEAEKRREELIDAASMFSDELMEAALEGEIPEDLLRDAIRKGTLKRELTPVFMGSAYKNKGVQPLLDAVTYYLPHPAEVENKALDLDRDEEEVVLEADPEKPLVALAFKLEEGRYGQLTYIRVYQGTLRKGDMIFNNRSGQKVKVGRVVRMHANQMEDIESIPAGYIGALFGIDCVSGDTFTTPGYRYSMTSMHVPDPVISLAIVPADNKAQVNMSKALSRFTKEDPTFRAYVNHETGETIISGMGELHLEVYIERMKREYNAEVSVGAPQVAYRETITKRAEFNYTHKKQTGGAGQFGRVAGWIEPLPDGDFEFESQIVGGAIPTEFIPSCEKGFRASMEKGLLLGFPITGVKVVINDGQAHSVDSSDMAFQAAARGAFKEAYMKAKPAILEPIMKVVVETPAEFQGAVMGSLNQRRGMIIGTQDEGDMCVIEAEVPLAEMFGYSTVLRSATQGKAQFTMEFATYKQVPKNVAEELIKKAQEEKKKAA, from the coding sequence ATGAAACGAGACCCAGCAAAGATCAGAAACATTGGTATTAGCGCTCACATTGACGCAGGGAAAACGACCCTTACTGAACGCATTCTCTATTATACAAATCGTATACACGCTATTCACGACGTTAAAGGAAAAGACGGCGTAGGTGCCACAATGGACTTTATGGAGTTGGAAAAAGAACGTGGCATCACAATTACATCAGCCGCAACCTATTGTGAATGGCGTGGACACGAAATCAACATTATTGATACTCCAGGCCACGTAGACTTCACAATAGAAGTTGAAAGGGCACTTAGGGTCTTGGATGGCGGTATATTGGTGCTATGCTCGGTAGGTGGCGTGCAGTCACAGTCAATCACTGTGGATAGGCAGATGAGCCGTTACCACGTCCCCTGTCTTGCATTTGTAAACAAGTGTGACCGTACAGGGGCAAATCCCTATAAGGTAGTGGAACAGCTCAAGGAAAAACTTGGGCATAATGCAGTACTTATGCAGATTCCCATAGGGCTTGAGTCTGACTTTGATGGCGTTGTTGACCTAGTTACCATGAAGGCGGTTTATTTTGATGGTTCAAACGGTGAACATGTCCGCTACGAGGAAATCCCATCTGAGCTCGTTGCAGAGGCGGAAAAAAGACGTGAGGAACTAATCGATGCTGCCAGTATGTTTTCAGATGAGCTCATGGAAGCAGCCCTTGAAGGCGAAATACCAGAAGATCTTCTGAGAGATGCCATCAGAAAAGGTACTCTAAAACGCGAACTCACACCAGTATTTATGGGCTCAGCCTATAAAAATAAGGGCGTCCAACCACTCTTGGATGCTGTCACCTATTATTTGCCACACCCAGCTGAAGTTGAAAACAAGGCCCTTGACCTCGATCGCGACGAAGAAGAAGTGGTACTAGAGGCAGATCCTGAAAAGCCGTTAGTTGCCCTGGCATTTAAGCTAGAGGAAGGACGCTACGGACAGCTCACCTACATCAGGGTCTATCAAGGGACCTTGAGAAAAGGAGACATGATCTTCAACAACCGCAGTGGACAAAAGGTCAAGGTGGGTAGGGTCGTCCGCATGCATGCCAATCAGATGGAAGACATTGAATCCATCCCTGCTGGCTATATTGGTGCATTGTTCGGTATTGATTGCGTGTCCGGGGATACATTTACAACCCCAGGCTATAGGTACTCCATGACTTCCATGCATGTACCAGATCCAGTTATCAGCCTTGCAATTGTTCCTGCTGACAATAAGGCCCAGGTCAATATGAGCAAGGCACTGTCACGTTTCACTAAGGAGGATCCTACTTTCAGGGCCTATGTGAACCACGAAACAGGTGAAACCATCATCTCAGGTATGGGAGAGCTACATCTGGAAGTCTATATCGAAAGGATGAAACGTGAATACAATGCAGAGGTCTCAGTAGGAGCTCCTCAAGTGGCCTACAGGGAAACCATCACCAAGAGGGCTGAATTCAACTACACCCACAAAAAGCAGACTGGTGGTGCAGGTCAGTTTGGACGTGTGGCAGGTTGGATAGAGCCTCTACCAGACGGAGATTTTGAATTCGAAAGCCAGATCGTAGGAGGTGCAATCCCGACTGAATTTATCCCCTCTTGTGAAAAAGGATTTAGGGCAAGCATGGAAAAGGGTCTACTCTTGGGCTTTCCAATCACTGGAGTGAAAGTAGTAATTAATGATGGACAGGCCCACTCAGTTGACTCTTCAGATATGGCATTCCAGGCAGCAGCAAGGGGAGCTTTTAAAGAGGCCTACATGAAGGCAAAGCCAGCAATACTAGAGCCAATTATGAAGGTTGTAGTTGAGACCCCTGCAGAATTTCAGGGAGCTGTAATGGGCTCTCTAAATCAGAGAAGGGGTATGATTATCGGTACCCAAGATGAAGGCGACATGTGTGTTATCGAAGCTGAAGTACCACTGGCCGAGATGTTTGGTTATTCCACAGTACTCAGATCTGCTACTCAGGGTAAAGCCCAGTTCACCATGGAATTTGCAACCTACAAGCAAGTACCCAAGAATGTGGCTGAGGAGTTAATCAAAAAGGCTCAGGAAGAAAAGAAAAAGGCTGCATAA
- a CDS encoding UPF0280 family protein gives MKRFYRAHSARGGLERFRVRHKETDLFIQATLPLVREAEALVMEARLAIEEYIRKRPEFLHSRSPLAFDELAPPIVREMLEAGKVASVGPMAAVAGAIAEYVGKGLIKLGVQEVIVENGGDCYVNTRSECTVGIWAGNSPFSGKIGIKLLPESELRGVCTSSGSIGHSLSYGAADAITVISKSASLSDAVATSIGNIVRSGAKLKNALNSLEKIPGIAGGLIIVGEKLGVVGKIELVNISE, from the coding sequence ATGAAGAGATTTTATAGGGCTCATAGTGCTAGAGGTGGACTAGAACGTTTTAGAGTTCGCCACAAAGAGACAGATCTTTTTATCCAGGCCACCTTACCTCTTGTCAGAGAAGCAGAGGCCTTGGTTATGGAAGCAAGGCTAGCAATCGAGGAATATATTCGGAAAAGGCCAGAATTTTTGCATTCACGTTCGCCATTAGCATTTGATGAGTTGGCACCACCTATTGTGCGCGAGATGTTAGAGGCTGGCAAGGTAGCCTCAGTTGGGCCGATGGCCGCGGTAGCTGGTGCAATAGCCGAGTATGTTGGAAAAGGGCTGATCAAGCTAGGGGTACAAGAGGTAATAGTAGAAAATGGCGGAGATTGTTACGTGAATACCAGATCTGAGTGCACAGTGGGTATATGGGCTGGCAATTCTCCTTTTAGTGGCAAGATTGGAATAAAGCTCCTTCCTGAGTCAGAGCTGAGAGGAGTTTGCACTTCCTCTGGTTCTATAGGTCATTCTCTTAGCTATGGTGCAGCAGATGCAATTACTGTCATTTCGAAATCAGCATCACTGTCGGATGCCGTTGCAACTTCTATCGGCAATATCGTTAGGAGTGGTGCCAAGCTTAAAAACGCATTGAATAGCTTGGAAAAAATCCCAGGAATTGCAGGTGGTCTCATTATTGTAGGTGAAAAGTTGGGAGTAGTTGGGAAAATTGAACTAGTGAACATTTCGGAATAA
- a CDS encoding NAD(P)H-dependent glycerol-3-phosphate dehydrogenase encodes MMYSPKIAILGAGSWGTALAVHLGRAGRDCVLWGRDPLLLEQIGMLRENPKYLPGISIPENVQLTSSLKEAVSKRDIILIVVPSHGFRSIVTELNNLMCKTDKENAAFVSCTKGVENGTLYFMTEVIEDVLGIEVSKKVAVLSGPSFAKEVAQGLPTAVTVASKDSTLAAQLQDVFSYGTFRVYTTDDVRGVEVGGAVKNVLAIAVGISDGMGLGLNARAALITRGLREIVRLGMNLGASPLTFAGLSGLGDLVLTCTGDLSRNRQVGLRLGKGEDINSILSSMNMVAEGVKTSRALYDLGVRTQTDMPISMAVYQVLYEGIKPDEAVTSLIERPLRPEWE; translated from the coding sequence ATGATGTATTCCCCAAAGATAGCAATATTGGGCGCAGGGAGCTGGGGGACAGCCCTTGCGGTACATTTAGGCAGGGCTGGAAGGGACTGTGTGCTGTGGGGGAGAGATCCTCTACTTTTAGAACAGATTGGTATGCTTAGGGAAAATCCAAAATATCTTCCTGGTATCAGCATCCCAGAAAATGTTCAACTTACAAGTTCATTAAAAGAGGCAGTCTCGAAAAGAGACATAATACTCATTGTCGTCCCATCCCATGGTTTTAGATCAATTGTAACTGAGCTCAATAACTTAATGTGCAAGACTGATAAGGAGAACGCTGCTTTTGTATCCTGCACCAAAGGGGTAGAGAACGGCACACTTTATTTTATGACTGAAGTAATTGAGGATGTACTGGGAATAGAAGTTTCAAAGAAAGTTGCCGTATTATCAGGGCCAAGCTTTGCTAAAGAGGTGGCCCAGGGACTCCCAACGGCAGTGACAGTCGCCTCTAAAGATTCCACATTGGCAGCCCAACTGCAGGATGTTTTTTCTTATGGAACTTTCAGGGTCTATACTACAGACGATGTAAGGGGCGTAGAGGTTGGAGGGGCAGTAAAGAATGTCCTTGCAATAGCAGTTGGAATTTCAGATGGCATGGGGCTAGGCCTAAATGCCAGGGCTGCTTTGATTACTAGAGGACTGCGAGAGATTGTCAGGCTGGGCATGAACCTTGGAGCTAGCCCTTTAACCTTTGCAGGCCTCTCTGGCCTGGGAGATCTTGTGTTGACTTGTACTGGTGATCTTAGTAGAAATCGCCAGGTTGGCCTACGTCTGGGTAAAGGTGAAGATATAAATTCAATTTTATCATCAATGAATATGGTAGCAGAAGGTGTGAAGACTTCCAGGGCACTTTATGATCTTGGGGTTCGCACGCAAACCGACATGCCTATTTCGATGGCAGTTTATCAGGTCCTATATGAGGGTATCAAGCCTGATGAGGCTGTCACATCCCTAATAGAGCGACCACTTCGGCCTGAGTGGGAATGA
- a CDS encoding DUF190 domain-containing protein, with the protein MKLPAEGQLLRIFIGESDKFEGKPLYEWLVIKAKEQGLAGATVIRGLMGFGANSQIHTSKILRLSVDLPIIIEIVDTQEKIKAFLSNIRDVIKEGLVTLERVEVQIYRSNHQDTEPQKDSCQASQEELD; encoded by the coding sequence ATGAAACTTCCGGCAGAAGGCCAACTTCTCCGTATTTTTATAGGAGAGAGTGACAAATTTGAAGGAAAACCCCTATATGAATGGCTGGTAATTAAGGCCAAAGAACAAGGTTTAGCAGGTGCCACTGTAATTCGAGGCCTAATGGGCTTTGGAGCAAATAGCCAAATCCACACCTCTAAAATTTTACGTCTTTCTGTTGATTTGCCTATTATCATAGAAATCGTAGACACCCAGGAAAAAATAAAGGCTTTCCTTTCTAATATAAGAGATGTAATCAAGGAGGGATTGGTCACTCTAGAACGGGTAGAGGTTCAAATCTATAGAAGTAACCACCAGGATACTGAACCTCAAAAAGACAGTTGCCAGGCTTCCCAAGAAGAATTGGATTAA
- a CDS encoding cytoplasmic protein has protein sequence MGDIIYLVERSLTMLKHDLIKRNPLRLLDSEGSRILGEGEFGGVVARAGVGKTAFLVQVAMDSLLNGKNVLHISLDQPVKKVCLWYEEVFNSITEEYNFKNGNTLWEEILLHRFIMTFKSGDFNIEILEERLNDLIEQGIFFPQVCLVDGLKFDETVREILNELKLLAKDQGFPCWFSIKSHRDEPKVESGFPVSLAQVEDLFDVVFELAPSTNEIEIRVLKDKAGRFKDPGDRVVLDPSTFLMKKSD, from the coding sequence ATGGGTGATATTATATATTTAGTTGAGAGGTCACTAACCATGTTAAAACACGATCTTATTAAAAGAAATCCCTTGAGACTCCTAGATAGTGAGGGCTCAAGGATACTAGGCGAAGGAGAGTTTGGTGGAGTTGTAGCTCGCGCAGGTGTTGGAAAGACCGCATTCTTGGTCCAGGTTGCAATGGATAGCTTGCTCAATGGAAAAAATGTACTACACATCTCTCTTGATCAACCTGTTAAAAAGGTATGCCTGTGGTACGAAGAGGTATTCAATTCCATAACTGAGGAATACAATTTCAAAAACGGTAACACCCTGTGGGAAGAAATCCTCCTCCATAGATTTATTATGACCTTCAAGTCTGGGGACTTTAACATTGAGATCCTGGAAGAACGCCTGAACGATCTCATAGAGCAGGGGATCTTTTTCCCACAGGTCTGTCTTGTAGATGGTCTAAAATTTGATGAAACAGTTAGAGAAATATTGAATGAGCTAAAATTGTTGGCAAAAGACCAGGGTTTTCCCTGCTGGTTTTCAATTAAATCTCATAGAGACGAGCCAAAGGTAGAATCTGGATTTCCAGTCTCTTTAGCCCAGGTGGAAGACCTTTTTGATGTGGTCTTTGAGCTAGCTCCTTCGACAAACGAAATCGAGATAAGGGTACTAAAAGACAAGGCCGGAAGATTCAAAGATCCCGGTGATCGTGTTGTATTAGACCCTTCAACATTTTTAATGAAAAAAAGTGATTGA
- a CDS encoding hydantoinase B/oxoprolinase family protein has product MPTPIDIEIINKSFCSIAEEMGIVLERAAYSPNIKERRDFSCAIFDANGNLIAQAAHIPVHLGAMPDTVKEVTKAFKLRPGDVIITNDPYSGGTHLPDITLIKGVFIGKSDSPSYYLVSRAHHADVGGVTPGSMPLENSIHREGELIRPTYLYKEDELMLDFLYPFLSQVRNPKEREGDLRAQVAALRRGDMRIKELLQRYCSDFLEACIEELLNYGERVTRSVIGAIPNGTYSFEDFLDDDGLDKQAIKIVVDLTIKEDALIADFSRSNPSVGTGLNTVKSVTRSCVYYCVFCLIGEGYPVNSGALRPIQVITRPGTIVDAQYPSPVAAGNVETSQRIVDVMFGALAKACPNKIPAASAGTMNNLAIGGIDQWGNEYAYYETIGGGMGARPTLDGLSGIQTHMTNTLNTPIEALEQQYPFLVEEYALRADSGGRGRYRGGDGIIRRIKFLKPAHVSILSERRTIPPYGLFGGEPGRCGINRIKKNGQIKWKILPGKCHVEVNEGDCIEIRTPGGGGYGEGPK; this is encoded by the coding sequence ATGCCTACTCCAATAGATATTGAAATAATTAACAAGTCATTTTGTTCAATAGCAGAAGAGATGGGCATAGTCCTTGAGCGGGCTGCCTATTCTCCAAATATAAAGGAGAGGAGAGATTTTTCTTGCGCGATATTTGACGCAAACGGGAATCTAATTGCCCAGGCTGCCCATATACCTGTCCATCTCGGAGCCATGCCTGATACTGTAAAAGAGGTTACAAAGGCCTTTAAATTGAGGCCAGGGGACGTGATCATAACCAATGATCCATATTCAGGGGGGACACATCTACCAGACATTACCTTAATCAAGGGAGTATTCATAGGAAAATCAGACTCTCCGAGCTATTATCTGGTCTCTCGTGCCCATCACGCTGATGTAGGAGGGGTAACTCCAGGGTCAATGCCTCTTGAGAATTCAATTCATAGAGAGGGCGAATTGATCCGCCCCACCTATTTATATAAAGAAGATGAGCTCATGTTGGATTTTCTTTATCCCTTCCTTTCCCAGGTTAGAAATCCAAAGGAACGAGAAGGTGATCTCAGGGCCCAAGTCGCAGCACTCAGGCGTGGCGATATGCGAATCAAGGAACTACTGCAAAGGTACTGCTCAGACTTTTTAGAGGCATGCATTGAAGAATTACTCAATTACGGAGAAAGAGTTACGAGATCCGTAATTGGTGCAATTCCAAATGGGACCTATTCTTTTGAAGACTTTCTAGATGATGATGGCCTAGATAAACAGGCTATCAAGATAGTTGTAGATTTGACAATTAAAGAAGATGCACTAATCGCAGATTTTTCAAGGAGTAATCCTTCTGTTGGTACTGGATTAAACACTGTAAAAAGCGTTACGAGATCTTGTGTTTATTATTGCGTATTTTGTCTGATAGGAGAAGGCTATCCAGTGAATTCAGGGGCGCTTAGACCAATTCAAGTAATTACACGGCCAGGCACTATTGTGGATGCCCAGTATCCAAGCCCAGTGGCAGCTGGAAATGTTGAGACCTCACAGCGTATTGTGGATGTAATGTTTGGGGCATTGGCAAAGGCATGCCCAAATAAGATTCCAGCTGCAAGTGCAGGGACCATGAATAACCTCGCAATTGGTGGTATAGATCAATGGGGTAATGAATATGCGTATTACGAGACTATTGGTGGAGGTATGGGGGCTAGGCCTACCCTTGATGGATTGTCAGGGATCCAGACCCATATGACCAATACACTGAATACTCCTATTGAAGCCCTAGAGCAGCAATATCCATTTTTAGTTGAGGAGTATGCTTTAAGAGCTGATTCTGGGGGAAGAGGAAGATATCGGGGAGGCGATGGGATCATAAGACGGATTAAGTTCTTAAAGCCCGCACATGTCAGCATACTTTCTGAACGGCGGACAATTCCTCCATATGGTCTATTTGGAGGCGAGCCAGGAAGGTGTGGCATAAACCGGATCAAAAAAAATGGACAGATAAAATGGAAGATACTACCTGGAAAGTGTCATGTGGAAGTGAATGAAGGAGATTGTATTGAGATAAGGACACCAGGTGGAGGAGGTTATGGGGAAGGGCCCAAATAG
- the trxB gene encoding thioredoxin-disulfide reductase produces the protein MAMAKETYDCVIVGAGPAGLGAALYACRSGLDACLVEKLSPGGQVLQTDWVDNYLGFKDGISGYDLIENLRMHAERFGACFRNGEVVRINKVSYDQFVTQLASGDEIVSKSIILATGARPKHLEIPGENELIGRGVSYCATCDGPFFKDQVIAVVGGGDSACQEALFLTKFAEKIYLIHRRDELRAVKTLQDKVLNHPKIEPIWNTIVEAIHGEDEVQSCKIKNVKTGEVADLSVQGVFVFIGIHPNTELVRDIVDTDEQGFIITDDWMKTSLPGMFAAGDCRSKPLRQIITAVSDGAIAAYGVKFQLI, from the coding sequence ATGGCAATGGCCAAAGAGACATATGATTGTGTGATAGTTGGGGCAGGACCAGCTGGACTTGGTGCTGCCCTTTATGCATGTCGTTCGGGGTTAGACGCCTGCCTAGTAGAAAAATTAAGCCCTGGTGGACAGGTACTTCAGACAGATTGGGTAGATAATTATCTCGGCTTTAAAGATGGGATTAGTGGATACGATCTCATTGAGAATTTGAGAATGCACGCTGAACGATTTGGGGCCTGTTTTAGAAATGGCGAGGTAGTCAGGATAAACAAGGTTTCTTATGATCAATTTGTCACTCAATTGGCTTCTGGAGACGAAATTGTTTCAAAGTCCATAATTCTGGCAACTGGTGCGCGACCAAAGCATCTGGAAATTCCTGGCGAAAATGAACTTATAGGTCGCGGCGTAAGTTATTGTGCAACATGCGACGGCCCTTTTTTTAAGGATCAAGTTATTGCAGTAGTAGGAGGTGGGGATAGTGCCTGTCAAGAGGCATTGTTCCTAACTAAATTTGCTGAAAAGATCTATCTCATACATAGGCGTGACGAACTCCGCGCTGTAAAGACCCTTCAGGACAAGGTCCTAAACCATCCCAAGATTGAACCCATATGGAATACCATAGTGGAAGCCATTCATGGAGAGGACGAGGTACAGAGCTGTAAGATAAAAAATGTGAAGACAGGGGAAGTAGCTGATCTCAGTGTTCAAGGGGTGTTCGTCTTTATTGGAATCCACCCCAATACAGAATTGGTTAGAGATATTGTAGATACAGATGAGCAGGGTTTCATCATTACTGATGATTGGATGAAGACGAGTTTGCCAGGGATGTTTGCTGCTGGTGATTGCAGGTCAAAGCCATTGAGGCAAATAATCACGGCTGTTTCTGATGGCGCAATTGCTGCTTATGGAGTAAAATTTCAACTGATCTGA
- a CDS encoding outer membrane protein assembly factor BamD, translated as MKKKISTSIPLMLILFIGPYLSGCSTLGKIWPFSSNQQKRQELEPVKTEEKLQKEAIQHFRRGRFILAQELFQKIKDRYPFSPYAAIAELRLADCKFFQGLYEEAIPLYEEFEKLHPTHQYIPYAIFQIGTCYYRLMATPDRDQTFTHKVIETFERLLRRYPNSPYSFEAKRRIKVARERLAAHEFVVAKWYIRTGQKKQALFRLKTLLARYPDTTIARDAQHLQSQLLSSPDGKIAEIEGEASSIWKSLWPFN; from the coding sequence ATGAAAAAGAAAATTTCTACGTCGATACCATTGATGTTAATCCTCTTTATTGGGCCGTATCTAAGTGGATGTAGCACTTTAGGCAAAATTTGGCCATTTTCTAGTAATCAACAAAAAAGGCAAGAGCTTGAACCTGTAAAGACTGAAGAAAAGCTTCAAAAAGAAGCTATCCAGCATTTCAGGCGTGGTAGATTCATTTTAGCTCAAGAGTTATTTCAGAAAATCAAGGATCGTTATCCATTCAGTCCATATGCAGCAATAGCAGAATTAAGGCTTGCAGACTGTAAGTTCTTTCAAGGTCTTTATGAGGAGGCTATCCCCCTGTATGAGGAATTTGAAAAGCTCCATCCAACACATCAATATATCCCTTATGCCATCTTTCAGATAGGAACCTGTTATTACAGGTTAATGGCAACCCCAGATAGAGATCAGACCTTTACTCATAAGGTGATTGAGACCTTTGAGAGACTGCTGAGGAGATATCCGAATTCGCCGTATTCGTTTGAAGCAAAAAGGCGAATTAAGGTGGCCCGAGAGAGACTTGCAGCACACGAATTTGTAGTTGCCAAGTGGTACATTAGGACAGGACAGAAAAAACAGGCACTTTTTAGATTGAAAACACTCCTTGCAAGGTACCCCGATACTACTATAGCTAGAGATGCACAACATCTGCAAAGCCAGCTCTTGTCATCACCTGATGGAAAGATTGCGGAGATAGAAGGTGAGGCAAGTTCTATTTGGAAAAGTCTATGGCCTTTTAACTAG
- the trxA gene encoding thioredoxin codes for MAGEKVIHVTDGNFEAQVLNSDIPVLVDFWAAWCGPCRAIAPVIEELAEDYDGKVKIAKMNVDENPVTPGKFGIRAIPTLILFKDGQVVDQITGAVGKAMIEASLNKVL; via the coding sequence ATGGCAGGAGAAAAAGTTATTCATGTAACCGATGGCAACTTTGAAGCCCAGGTTTTAAATTCAGACATTCCTGTGTTGGTCGATTTTTGGGCTGCATGGTGCGGGCCGTGCAGGGCTATTGCACCTGTCATTGAAGAGTTGGCAGAGGACTATGATGGAAAGGTAAAAATCGCAAAGATGAATGTTGATGAGAACCCAGTAACTCCTGGGAAATTTGGTATTAGGGCCATTCCAACACTTATCCTTTTCAAGGATGGTCAGGTGGTGGATCAGATTACTGGTGCAGTAGGGAAGGCCATGATAGAGGCTTCTTTGAACAAGGTGCTCTAG
- a CDS encoding ABC transporter ATP-binding protein — protein sequence MIEKKVSLLRVDNFTLSFKKGSSRVPLLKGLSFFVNPGESLCIVGESGCGKTLTSRSILGLIDQKIFEIDSGEILFKGQNILKLNEKDLIKIRGKEIAMIFQEPMTALNPVFTIGQQIEEMLTIHLGLTKQHARSKIIELLKAVGIPDPEYRMHSYPHELSGGMRQRAMIAMAISCNPSLLIADEPTTALDVTVQAQILSLLKRLKQSNNMALILITHDLGIVSTIANRVIIMYAGYIVEEASVSELFSNPLHPYTQGLLKAIPYEINCEVTQKRRLESIPGNVPSMDEIGTGCPFQPRCKKQMPMCSERLPQLKTISKGQRVRCHYYN from the coding sequence GTGATTGAAAAAAAGGTATCCCTATTAAGGGTTGATAATTTTACCCTTTCCTTTAAAAAAGGATCTTCAAGAGTGCCCCTTTTAAAGGGGCTTTCTTTTTTTGTAAATCCAGGGGAATCCCTCTGCATTGTAGGGGAATCAGGGTGCGGGAAGACCCTTACATCTCGATCCATTCTCGGGCTCATAGACCAAAAGATATTTGAAATAGATAGCGGGGAGATCTTATTTAAAGGGCAAAATATCCTTAAATTAAATGAAAAAGACCTGATCAAGATAAGAGGCAAAGAAATTGCCATGATATTCCAAGAGCCTATGACTGCCCTTAATCCTGTATTTACAATAGGCCAACAAATAGAAGAGATGCTAACCATCCATCTTGGCTTAACAAAACAACATGCTCGCTCTAAAATTATTGAACTCTTGAAAGCAGTAGGGATTCCTGACCCAGAATATAGGATGCACAGCTATCCTCATGAGCTTTCTGGTGGCATGCGCCAAAGGGCCATGATTGCAATGGCCATCTCTTGTAATCCATCTCTTTTGATCGCAGATGAACCGACCACTGCATTGGATGTTACAGTACAAGCCCAAATCCTTTCTCTATTGAAACGTCTAAAACAGTCAAACAATATGGCTCTTATCCTAATAACCCATGACTTAGGGATAGTCTCTACTATAGCAAATAGAGTCATAATTATGTATGCTGGCTATATTGTTGAAGAGGCTAGTGTATCTGAATTGTTTTCTAATCCACTTCATCCATATACACAGGGGCTTTTAAAAGCTATTCCGTATGAAATCAATTGCGAAGTAACACAAAAAAGGCGCCTTGAATCAATACCAGGAAATGTTCCGTCAATGGATGAAATAGGCACGGGTTGCCCATTTCAACCAAGATGCAAAAAACAAATGCCTATGTGTTCAGAAAGGCTTCCACAATTAAAAACAATATCTAAAGGGCAAAGAGTCAGATGCCATTATTATAATTAA
- the crcB gene encoding fluoride efflux transporter CrcB translates to MYEAIWVGAGGFIGAILRYVISGYIQNLSQSVSFPYGTLAVNVIGCVFIGTLSHLAEIKMGMTTEMRLLLMIGLLGSFTTFSTFGNETVNLLQDQGIFAALINLGAHIFLGLLGVFLGRFLGILLWR, encoded by the coding sequence ATGTATGAAGCTATTTGGGTTGGCGCAGGTGGGTTCATTGGGGCAATACTAAGATACGTCATTAGTGGCTATATTCAAAATTTGTCGCAGAGTGTCTCCTTTCCATACGGAACTCTTGCAGTTAACGTCATAGGTTGCGTATTCATTGGTACATTATCTCATCTTGCAGAAATAAAAATGGGCATGACAACAGAGATGCGTTTATTGCTCATGATCGGCTTATTAGGTTCATTCACCACATTTTCTACATTTGGAAACGAGACAGTCAATCTACTTCAAGACCAAGGCATTTTTGCGGCCTTGATCAACCTCGGTGCTCACATTTTCCTGGGACTTTTAGGCGTATTTCTTGGCCGATTTTTAGGAATTTTATTGTGGAGATAA
- a CDS encoding integration host factor subunit alpha: protein MTLTKADLVNRLYKSEMFKKTDAVKYVETLLEIIKSRLVDGEDVLISGFGKFCVKDKRARRGRNPHTGEDLILEPRRVITFRPSGVLRKKVNENK, encoded by the coding sequence ATGACGCTTACCAAGGCAGATCTAGTTAACAGGCTCTACAAGTCGGAAATGTTTAAAAAGACCGACGCTGTAAAATATGTGGAAACGCTGCTCGAAATTATTAAGAGTAGACTCGTAGATGGAGAAGATGTACTCATAAGTGGTTTTGGTAAATTTTGCGTAAAAGACAAACGTGCACGTCGTGGAAGAAACCCCCACACTGGAGAAGACCTGATACTTGAACCAAGACGCGTGATCACATTTAGACCCTCTGGTGTGCTAAGAAAAAAAGTCAACGAGAACAAATAG